Proteins from a genomic interval of Pseudomonas paeninsulae:
- the creC gene encoding two-component system sensor histidine kinase CreC — MPLGVRIFLVYFLFVGLAGWFVLSTVMDEIRPGVRQSTEETLVDTANLLAEILRDEVKAGSLQQGRLPAMLQAYGQRQPQASIWGVTKTQVNHRIYVTDAKGMVLLDSTGAAVGQDYSRWNDVLLTLRGEYGARSTKEDPHDPDSSVMYVAAPIMDGARIIGVVSVAKPNRTLQPYIERSEQRLAWLGGGLIVLGLLIGALLSWWLSVALGKLTRYAQAVSAGQRAELPSVRGGELGQLAQAIERMRTELEGKAYVERYVHTLTHELKSPLAAIRGAAELLDGEMPSEQRQRFVANIGQESARIQQLIERLLHLAQVEQRQGLEEQVAVPLHALVESLLQAQMARIEAAGLRIDNLIDAELCARGEAFLLRQALANLLDNALDFTPPVGLIRFSAQAQGEQLELRLFNQGEAIPDYALARLCERFYSLPRPDSGRKSTGLGLNFVQEVMQLHGGELQVGNVEGGVQVRLVVSRA; from the coding sequence ATGCCATTGGGAGTGCGTATCTTCCTGGTCTATTTCCTCTTCGTCGGCCTCGCTGGCTGGTTTGTACTGAGCACGGTGATGGACGAAATCCGCCCCGGCGTGCGTCAGTCCACCGAGGAAACCCTGGTGGACACCGCCAACCTGCTGGCGGAAATCCTCCGCGACGAGGTCAAGGCCGGCAGCCTGCAGCAGGGCCGCCTGCCCGCCATGCTCCAGGCCTACGGCCAGCGCCAGCCGCAGGCGAGTATCTGGGGCGTGACGAAAACCCAGGTCAACCACCGCATCTATGTCACCGACGCCAAGGGCATGGTTCTGCTCGACTCCACGGGGGCGGCAGTGGGCCAGGACTATTCGCGCTGGAACGATGTGCTGCTGACCCTGCGCGGCGAATACGGCGCGCGCTCGACCAAGGAAGACCCGCACGACCCCGACTCATCGGTGATGTACGTGGCGGCGCCGATCATGGATGGCGCGCGGATCATCGGCGTGGTCTCGGTGGCCAAGCCCAACCGCACCCTGCAGCCCTATATCGAACGTTCCGAGCAGCGTCTGGCCTGGCTCGGCGGCGGCCTGATAGTGCTGGGGCTGTTGATCGGCGCACTGCTGTCCTGGTGGCTCAGCGTCGCGCTGGGCAAACTGACCCGCTATGCCCAGGCCGTTAGCGCCGGGCAGCGGGCCGAGTTACCCAGCGTGCGCGGTGGTGAGCTGGGGCAACTGGCGCAGGCCATCGAACGTATGCGCACCGAGCTGGAAGGCAAGGCCTATGTCGAACGCTATGTGCACACCCTGACCCACGAATTGAAAAGCCCCCTGGCGGCCATCCGCGGCGCCGCCGAGCTGCTCGACGGCGAGATGCCGAGCGAGCAGCGTCAGCGCTTCGTGGCCAATATCGGGCAGGAAAGCGCGCGCATCCAGCAGCTGATCGAACGCCTGTTGCACCTGGCCCAGGTGGAGCAACGCCAGGGCCTGGAAGAGCAGGTGGCGGTGCCGCTGCACGCGCTGGTCGAATCCCTGCTGCAGGCGCAGATGGCGCGTATCGAGGCGGCGGGCTTGCGCATCGACAACCTGATTGATGCCGAGTTGTGTGCCCGCGGCGAGGCCTTCCTGCTGCGCCAGGCCCTGGCCAACCTGCTCGACAACGCCCTCGATTTCACCCCGCCCGTTGGGTTGATCCGCTTCAGCGCCCAGGCGCAGGGCGAGCAGCTCGAACTGCGGCTATTCAACCAGGGCGAAGCGATTCCCGACTACGCCCTGGCACGCCTGTGCGAACGCTTCTACTCCCTGCCGCGCCCCGACAGCGGACGCAAGAGCACCGGCCTGGGCCTGAACTTCGTACAAGAGGTGATGCAGCTGCATGGCGGCGAGCTGCAGGTGGGCAATGTCGAGGGCGGGGTGCAGGTGCGCCTGGTCGTTAGCCGCGCGTAG
- the creB gene encoding two-component system response regulator CreB translates to MPYILIVEDEAAIADTLVYALQAEGFTTCWLGLGGVALERLAGEPFDLVILDVGLPDIGGFEVCKRLRRFSEVPVIFLTARSEEIDRVVGLEIGADDYVVKPFSPREVAARVKAILKRTAPRESAAPAASGPFQVDSERVQIHYHGQLLSLTRHEFRLLQNLLAQPERVFSREQLLDGLGVAADVGYERSIDSHVKSLRAKLRQVAAEAEPIQTHRGLGYSYSPRHA, encoded by the coding sequence ATGCCGTACATTCTGATCGTCGAAGATGAAGCCGCGATTGCCGACACCCTGGTTTATGCCCTGCAGGCCGAGGGTTTCACCACGTGCTGGTTGGGCCTGGGTGGCGTGGCGCTGGAGCGGTTGGCGGGCGAGCCGTTCGACCTGGTGATTCTCGATGTCGGCCTGCCGGATATCGGTGGTTTCGAAGTCTGCAAGCGCCTGCGTCGTTTCTCCGAGGTGCCGGTGATCTTCCTCACCGCCCGTAGCGAGGAGATCGACCGGGTGGTGGGTCTTGAGATCGGCGCCGACGATTATGTGGTCAAGCCATTCAGCCCGCGTGAAGTGGCGGCGCGGGTCAAGGCCATTCTCAAGCGCACGGCTCCGCGTGAGTCTGCCGCGCCTGCGGCGAGTGGCCCTTTTCAGGTGGACAGCGAACGGGTACAGATCCACTACCACGGTCAGCTACTGAGCCTGACGCGCCACGAATTCCGCTTGCTACAGAACCTGCTGGCGCAGCCCGAACGGGTGTTCTCCCGCGAGCAGTTGCTCGACGGTCTGGGGGTGGCCGCTGATGTGGGTTACGAGCGCAGCATCGACAGCCATGTCAAAAGCCTGCGTGCCAAGCTGCGCCAGGTGGCCGCCGAAGCCGAGCCGATCCAGACCCATCGCGGCCTGGGTTATAGCTACTCGCCGAGGCACGCCTGA
- a CDS encoding methyl-accepting chemotaxis protein: MTGVLKPGIRVLERFSFARKFQLLFVLFALPLGYALWVISSDHLARLTLIDHELEGVHGVQALGAVQREIIAQRTLLARWKGTDQPAKALLQQRAGGLDQALEQAATQLASVPSSAQAREQLAALQALRAELSVAVLGAMALPDALERYQKTLLQLMALREQVATDSGLILDPHLDTYLMMEQLTFTLPRLQESLGSFASQGYGAVFSEHFTLQSRVKIRDLRRTLDESRGQLIKARATLGQEASQSMGDLQASFVAAEQGFDTFLLEIDRDMFEASPMTLSPQQFIERVDTLQAQLTGLQQALYQQFAQSLGDYRQQAQRDMWQVIAVFGVLTLLALYVLFCLNASIRRSTAGIIAAAQGLRDGDLRVHMQVHGEDDLASIATALNAAVAQLRGSLQGVDQESQSLGGTVQLLSSQAQSALAAVEQQQGQMSQIATAATQMAATAQSVAQSCEEAAVEAGQTREIANQSNQRSVRTSASMRQLSSRLGDSAASLQQLRVQTEQITRVVDVIKGIAEQTNLLALNAAIEAARAGEQGRGFAVVADEVRSLSQRTQNSTAEIAQTVADLHRVVGQSVSQMEEAVQQAEGDVGSVLAMGEDLAGIVESVQRVSDRLAQIATAAEQQAATADEVSGNIQQVDQGASAMLDGAQAVSEAAEQLRRGSQVLAQNTGRFQLD; this comes from the coding sequence ATGACTGGAGTACTCAAGCCGGGTATACGCGTATTGGAGCGTTTCAGCTTCGCGCGTAAATTTCAGCTGCTGTTTGTATTGTTCGCCCTGCCGCTGGGTTATGCGTTGTGGGTGATCTCTAGCGATCATCTGGCCCGCCTGACGCTGATCGACCATGAGCTGGAGGGCGTGCACGGGGTACAGGCCCTGGGCGCAGTGCAGCGTGAGATTATCGCCCAGCGCACCTTGTTGGCGCGCTGGAAGGGCACCGACCAGCCGGCCAAGGCGCTGCTGCAACAACGCGCGGGCGGCCTCGACCAAGCGCTGGAGCAGGCCGCTACGCAGCTGGCGAGTGTTCCGTCGAGCGCCCAGGCGCGTGAGCAATTGGCTGCGCTGCAAGCGCTGCGCGCCGAGCTGAGTGTGGCGGTGTTGGGCGCGATGGCGCTACCGGATGCCCTGGAGCGTTACCAAAAGACCCTGTTGCAACTGATGGCGCTGCGCGAGCAGGTGGCCACCGACAGCGGTTTGATTCTCGATCCGCACCTCGACACCTACCTGATGATGGAGCAGCTGACCTTCACTCTGCCGCGCTTGCAGGAAAGCCTCGGCAGCTTCGCCAGCCAGGGTTATGGGGCGGTGTTCTCGGAGCATTTCACCCTGCAAAGCCGGGTCAAGATCCGCGATTTGCGCCGCACTCTGGACGAGTCGCGCGGCCAGTTGATCAAGGCGCGTGCGACTCTCGGTCAGGAGGCGTCGCAGTCGATGGGTGATTTGCAGGCGTCATTCGTCGCGGCCGAGCAAGGTTTCGACACGTTTCTCCTCGAGATCGACCGCGATATGTTCGAGGCCAGCCCGATGACCTTGAGTCCGCAGCAGTTCATCGAACGCGTCGATACTTTGCAGGCTCAGCTGACCGGCCTGCAGCAGGCGTTGTACCAGCAGTTCGCCCAGAGCCTGGGCGATTACCGGCAACAGGCGCAGCGCGACATGTGGCAGGTGATCGCCGTATTCGGCGTGCTAACCCTGTTGGCGCTCTATGTGCTGTTCTGCCTGAATGCCTCGATTCGGCGCAGTACCGCCGGCATCATCGCTGCCGCGCAGGGCCTGCGTGACGGCGACTTGCGCGTGCACATGCAGGTGCATGGCGAGGATGATCTGGCGAGCATCGCCACCGCGCTGAATGCCGCGGTCGCCCAGTTGCGTGGTTCGCTGCAGGGCGTCGATCAGGAAAGCCAGAGCCTCGGCGGCACCGTGCAGTTGCTCAGCAGTCAGGCGCAGAGCGCGCTGGCGGCAGTGGAACAGCAGCAGGGGCAGATGAGCCAGATCGCCACCGCCGCCACGCAGATGGCGGCCACCGCGCAAAGCGTTGCGCAGAGCTGTGAGGAGGCCGCGGTGGAAGCCGGGCAGACCCGTGAAATCGCCAACCAGAGCAACCAGCGCAGCGTGCGTACCAGCGCCAGCATGCGTCAACTCAGCAGCCGCCTGGGCGACAGTGCCGCGAGCCTGCAGCAGCTGCGCGTGCAGACCGAGCAGATCACCCGGGTGGTCGATGTGATCAAGGGCATCGCCGAGCAGACCAATCTGCTGGCGCTCAACGCGGCCATCGAGGCGGCACGTGCCGGCGAGCAGGGCCGCGGCTTCGCCGTGGTCGCCGACGAGGTGCGCTCGCTGTCGCAACGTACGCAGAACTCCACTGCGGAGATCGCCCAGACCGTTGCCGATCTGCACCGGGTAGTTGGCCAGTCGGTCAGCCAGATGGAGGAGGCCGTGCAGCAGGCCGAGGGCGATGTCGGCAGCGTGCTGGCCATGGGCGAGGATCTGGCCGGGATCGTCGAGTCGGTGCAGCGGGTCAGCGACCGCCTGGCGCAGATCGCCACCGCCGCCGAACAACAGGCGGCCACCGCGGACGAGGTCAGCGGCAATATCCAGCAGGTCGATCAAGGCGCCAGCGCCATGCTCGACGGCGCGCAGGCGGTGAGCGAAGCGGCCGAGCAGCTGCGTCGCGGCAGCCAGGTGCTGGCGCAGAACACGGGGCGCTTCCAGTTGGATTGA
- the rloA2 gene encoding retropepsin-like aspartic peptidase RloA2, translating to MKIVAALLVLVALPAMANQPALYGRYEYIELPQVGQTLKAKMDTGAVTASLSAKDIEQFRRGGQEWVRFRLATASADDTQFEQPLTRISEIKSRAEEQGAASTPAVAKRPVVDMQLCLGNQLRTVEVNLTDRSHFDYPLLIGTSALRDFGVAINPAQRYTANQPQC from the coding sequence ATGAAGATTGTTGCTGCACTCTTGGTCTTGGTCGCTTTACCGGCGATGGCCAATCAGCCGGCGCTCTACGGGCGCTACGAATACATTGAGTTGCCGCAAGTCGGCCAAACCCTGAAAGCCAAGATGGACACCGGCGCGGTGACTGCCTCGCTGTCGGCCAAGGACATCGAGCAGTTCCGGCGTGGTGGCCAGGAGTGGGTGCGTTTTCGCCTGGCCACTGCGAGTGCCGACGACACCCAGTTCGAGCAGCCCCTGACCCGCATCAGCGAAATCAAGAGCCGTGCCGAAGAGCAAGGTGCCGCCAGCACCCCTGCGGTGGCCAAGCGTCCGGTGGTCGATATGCAGCTCTGCCTGGGTAACCAATTGCGCACCGTTGAGGTCAACCTCACCGACCGCAGCCACTTCGATTATCCGTTGCTGATCGGCACCAGCGCCTTGCGTGATTTCGGCGTGGCGATCAATCCGGCGCAGCGCTATACCGCCAATCAGCCGCAGTGCTGA
- a CDS encoding HD-GYP domain-containing protein: MLKRISVTELLEGMYIHELCGSWMEHPFWKTQFLLSNPKDLQRIRDSGIRELWIDTSKGLDMSSGQTLEQVEEETAAVLQVAAPRVERRRTDLDEEIGRAAKLCDSAKAAVVQMFGDARMGLAIDVGHVTELVDEISASIMRQPSALISLARLKHANEYTYMHSVAVCALMIALARQLDLDEAQVREAGMAGLLHDIGKMRIPSALLNKPSKLSDSEFVTMRSHPTEGARILLDSRQVSAQVLGVCLHHHEKVDGSGYPHHLVGEQISLFARMGAVCDVYDAITSNRPYKAGWGPAESIHKMAEWSKGHFDEQVFQSFVRAVGIYPTGSLVRLQSGRLGVVLEQHATSLLMPRVKVFFSATSKAPIAQEVIDLADWVGRDKIVSRESAADWGFRHLDELWTGMPAR; the protein is encoded by the coding sequence GTGCTTAAGCGCATTTCCGTCACCGAGTTGCTTGAGGGTATGTACATCCATGAGCTGTGCGGTTCATGGATGGAGCATCCGTTCTGGAAGACCCAATTTCTCCTGAGCAACCCCAAGGACCTGCAGCGTATCCGCGACAGTGGTATCCGCGAGCTGTGGATCGACACCAGCAAGGGGCTGGATATGTCGAGCGGGCAGACGCTCGAACAGGTGGAGGAGGAAACTGCGGCGGTGTTGCAGGTCGCCGCGCCGCGGGTGGAGCGCAGGCGGACCGATCTGGATGAGGAAATCGGCCGTGCCGCCAAGCTCTGCGACAGTGCCAAGGCTGCGGTGGTGCAGATGTTCGGCGATGCCCGCATGGGCCTGGCGATTGACGTTGGCCATGTGACCGAGTTGGTCGATGAAATCTCCGCCTCGATAATGCGTCAGCCGAGTGCCCTGATCAGCCTCGCGCGTCTCAAACACGCCAATGAATACACCTATATGCACTCGGTCGCGGTCTGCGCGCTGATGATCGCCCTGGCGCGGCAGCTCGACCTGGACGAGGCTCAGGTGCGCGAGGCGGGCATGGCCGGACTGCTGCATGACATCGGCAAGATGCGCATACCGTCGGCGCTGCTGAATAAGCCGAGCAAATTGAGCGACAGCGAGTTTGTCACGATGCGCAGCCATCCCACGGAGGGCGCGCGGATTCTGCTCGACAGCCGGCAGGTCAGCGCGCAGGTGTTGGGTGTGTGCCTGCATCACCATGAAAAGGTCGATGGCAGTGGCTACCCGCATCATCTGGTCGGTGAGCAGATCAGCCTGTTTGCCCGGATGGGTGCGGTCTGCGATGTCTATGACGCGATCACCTCAAACCGTCCGTACAAGGCTGGGTGGGGGCCGGCTGAGTCGATCCACAAGATGGCGGAGTGGAGCAAGGGGCATTTCGATGAGCAGGTGTTCCAGTCGTTTGTCCGGGCCGTCGGTATCTACCCGACCGGTTCGCTGGTGCGCCTGCAGAGTGGCCGTCTCGGGGTGGTGCTGGAGCAGCACGCTACTTCGCTGTTGATGCCCAGGGTCAAGGTGTTCTTCTCGGCCACCTCGAAGGCCCCGATTGCCCAGGAAGTAATCGACCTGGCCGACTGGGTCGGCCGCGACAAGATCGTCAGCCGCGAATCCGCCGCCGATTGGGGTTTTCGCCACCTGGATGAGTTGTGGACGGGCATGCCCGCCAGATAA
- the dbpA gene encoding ATP-dependent RNA helicase DbpA, which produces MTNTAFSSLPLSAAMLANLESLGYTEMTPIQAQSLPVMLKGMDLIAQAKTGSGKTAAFGVGLLNPLNPRYFGCQALVICPTRELADQVAKEIRRLARGADNIKVLTLCGGVPFGPQIGSLEHGAQIIVGTPGRIQQHLAKGTLKLDGLNTLVLDEADRMLDMGFYDSIADIIGQTPSKRQTLLFSATYPSSIKQLSAAFMRNPQQVKAEAMHDDAQIEQRFYEISPEERMDAVVKLLASFRPESCVAFCFTKQQCQEVVDHLSANGISAAALNGDLEQRDRDQVLAMFANRSLSVLVATDVAARGLDIDALDMVINVELARDSEIHIHRVGRTGRAGEKGMAMSLVAPAEGHRAQAIETLQKSPLNWHPLNSLKAKAGEPLQPPMITLCISGGRKDKVRPGDILGALTGDAGIPGSQVGKIAIFDFQAYVAVERSMAQQALKRLSEGKIKGRTLRVRSL; this is translated from the coding sequence GTGACCAACACCGCATTCTCCTCACTGCCGCTGTCCGCCGCCATGCTGGCGAACCTCGAGTCGCTCGGTTACACCGAGATGACGCCGATTCAAGCGCAGAGCCTGCCGGTGATGCTCAAGGGCATGGACTTGATCGCCCAGGCCAAGACCGGCAGCGGCAAGACCGCGGCCTTCGGCGTCGGCCTGCTCAATCCGCTGAATCCGCGTTACTTCGGCTGCCAGGCGCTGGTCATCTGTCCGACCCGCGAACTGGCTGACCAGGTGGCCAAGGAAATCCGCCGCCTGGCCCGTGGCGCCGACAACATCAAGGTCCTGACCCTGTGTGGCGGCGTGCCCTTCGGCCCGCAGATCGGCTCGCTGGAGCATGGCGCGCAGATCATCGTCGGTACCCCCGGACGCATCCAGCAGCACCTGGCCAAGGGCACGTTGAAGCTCGACGGCCTCAACACCCTGGTGCTCGACGAAGCCGACCGCATGCTCGACATGGGTTTCTACGACAGCATCGCCGATATCATCGGCCAGACCCCGAGCAAACGGCAGACCCTGCTGTTCTCCGCCACCTACCCGTCGAGCATCAAGCAGTTGTCCGCCGCCTTCATGCGCAACCCGCAGCAGGTCAAGGCCGAGGCGATGCACGACGACGCGCAGATCGAACAGCGCTTCTACGAGATTTCCCCCGAAGAGCGCATGGACGCGGTGGTCAAGCTGCTCGCCAGCTTCCGGCCCGAGTCCTGTGTGGCCTTCTGCTTCACCAAGCAGCAGTGCCAGGAAGTGGTCGACCACCTGAGCGCCAACGGCATTTCCGCCGCGGCCCTGAATGGCGACCTAGAACAGCGCGACCGCGACCAGGTGCTGGCGATGTTCGCCAACCGCAGCCTGTCGGTACTGGTGGCCACCGATGTGGCCGCACGCGGCCTGGACATCGACGCCCTGGACATGGTGATCAACGTCGAACTGGCGCGTGATTCGGAAATCCACATCCACCGCGTCGGCCGTACCGGCCGCGCGGGCGAGAAAGGCATGGCCATGAGCCTGGTCGCGCCCGCCGAAGGCCATCGCGCCCAGGCCATCGAGACCCTGCAGAAAAGCCCGCTCAACTGGCACCCGCTGAACAGCCTCAAGGCCAAGGCCGGCGAACCCCTGCAACCGCCGATGATCACCCTGTGCATCAGCGGTGGGCGCAAGGACAAGGTCCGCCCCGGCGACATCCTCGGCGCCCTCACTGGCGATGCCGGCATCCCCGGCAGCCAGGTCGGCAAGATCGCCATCTTCGACTTCCAGGCGTATGTCGCGGTCGAGCGCAGCATGGCCCAGCAGGCCTTGAAACGCCTAAGCGAAGGCAAGATCAAAGGCCGCACCCTGCGCGTCCGCTCGCTGTAA
- a CDS encoding TldD/PmbA family protein, protein MFEAFATLKQHFAALHSDAEYWSLRYVGEDQQQLAMRKQVAEPPRFSRDQGAMLSVRVAGVEAYAATSDLSRQGLQAALDRATALARRIAPQALLDLRALAPSSERGEYRSPGLEDDFPSLAACYQLLAAESAAVPSDPRLVNWRVGLDLTSSTQLYLNNSGAELHQTQRFVYPHLSVTAYDGQDSQTRNLGGAHLGQQGGAEVIERLGLIGAAPQVADQALQLLLAANAPSGPRDLLLMPDQMILQLHESIGHPLELDRILGDERNFAGTSFVKASDFGNLQYGSSLLNVTFDPHIPEELASYAHDDDGSPARREHLIRDGLLLRPLGGALSQWRSGLPGVANSRACNWNRPPIDRMANLNIEPGEQNLEQLIGGIEHGILMASNRSWSIDDARNKFQFGCEWGQLIEHGQLRGVVKNPNYRGISSQFWGSLAAVGDASTREVLGTAHCGKGEPNQVVRVGHATPACVFSQVDVFGGAA, encoded by the coding sequence ATGTTCGAGGCTTTCGCCACACTCAAGCAGCACTTCGCCGCCCTGCACAGTGACGCCGAATACTGGTCGCTGCGCTATGTCGGCGAAGACCAGCAGCAGCTGGCGATGCGCAAGCAGGTGGCCGAGCCGCCGCGCTTCAGCCGTGATCAAGGTGCGATGCTCAGCGTGCGGGTGGCCGGGGTCGAGGCCTACGCGGCGACCAGCGACCTGTCCCGCCAGGGCCTGCAGGCCGCGCTGGACCGCGCCACTGCACTGGCCCGGCGGATCGCTCCGCAGGCCTTGCTCGACCTGCGCGCACTGGCGCCCTCTAGCGAACGCGGCGAGTACCGCTCGCCCGGGCTGGAGGACGATTTCCCCTCGCTCGCCGCCTGCTACCAACTGCTCGCCGCCGAGTCCGCCGCCGTGCCCAGCGATCCGCGCCTGGTTAACTGGCGGGTCGGCCTCGACCTGACCAGCAGCACCCAGCTCTACCTCAACAACAGCGGCGCCGAGTTGCACCAGACCCAGCGCTTCGTCTACCCGCACCTCAGCGTCACCGCCTACGACGGCCAGGACAGCCAGACCCGCAACCTCGGCGGCGCCCACCTCGGCCAGCAGGGCGGCGCCGAAGTGATCGAGCGCCTGGGCCTGATCGGCGCCGCGCCGCAGGTCGCCGACCAGGCGCTGCAACTGCTGCTCGCGGCCAACGCCCCGAGCGGCCCGCGTGACCTGTTGTTGATGCCGGACCAGATGATCCTGCAGCTGCACGAATCCATCGGCCACCCGCTGGAGCTGGACCGCATCCTCGGCGACGAGCGCAACTTCGCCGGCACCAGCTTCGTCAAGGCCAGCGACTTCGGCAACCTACAATACGGTTCCAGCCTGCTCAACGTGACCTTCGACCCACACATCCCCGAGGAGCTGGCCAGCTACGCCCATGACGACGACGGCAGCCCGGCGCGCCGCGAGCACCTGATCCGCGACGGCCTGCTGCTGCGGCCCCTCGGCGGCGCCCTGTCGCAGTGGCGCAGCGGCCTGCCGGGCGTAGCCAACAGCCGCGCCTGCAACTGGAACCGGCCACCGATCGACCGCATGGCCAACCTCAATATCGAACCAGGCGAACAGAATCTTGAGCAACTGATCGGCGGCATCGAGCACGGCATCCTGATGGCCAGCAACCGTTCCTGGTCGATCGATGACGCACGCAACAAGTTCCAGTTCGGCTGCGAATGGGGCCAGCTGATCGAGCACGGCCAGCTGCGCGGCGTGGTCAAGAACCCCAACTACCGCGGCATCTCCAGCCAGTTCTGGGGCTCGCTCGCGGCCGTCGGCGACGCCAGCACCCGCGAGGTGCTCGGCACCGCACACTGCGGCAAGGGCGAGCCCAACCAGGTGGTCCGCGTCGGCCACGCCACCCCGGCCTGCGTATTCAGCCAGGTCGACGTATTCGGCGGAGCCGCCTGA
- a CDS encoding TldD/PmbA family protein has protein sequence MNNLNQFAALTEWLRGALNADEAFSLSYSAESSEFIRFNQGKVRQAGHVQQASLTLQLIRDGRHAELQVTLSGAAPDDRQRLADALQHLRQTLPLLPADPYLQLNLEAWHSHVLQLEALPDSAAVVEQIGQAAQGLDLVGFYAAGPISRGFASSSGAFGWHQASSFNFDWSLFHANGQALKAQYAGQTWQADAFARRMQQAREQLSYLGQPVRTLAPGSYRAYLAPAALQEILELMSWGGFSAQALADKDSPLQRLHAGAASLSPLLNLHEQVAGSLTPAFSSEGYPRRDLSLIQAGQPGEQLVSSRSAAEYGLPANGASPWESPQALAMAAGSLEQDEILARLGTGLYIGNLWYLNYSDRPAGRLTGMTRFATFWVEDGKLQAPLTSMRFDDSLYDLLGSQLEALTRERELSLSTSTYYQRHNGSTLLPGALLRRLTLTL, from the coding sequence ATGAACAACCTGAACCAATTTGCAGCGCTGACCGAATGGCTGCGTGGCGCGCTAAACGCAGACGAAGCATTCAGCCTCAGCTACAGCGCCGAATCCTCCGAATTCATCCGCTTCAACCAGGGCAAGGTACGCCAGGCCGGCCATGTACAGCAGGCCAGCTTGACCCTGCAGCTGATCCGCGACGGCCGCCATGCCGAGCTGCAAGTCACCCTCAGCGGCGCGGCACCGGATGACCGCCAGCGCCTGGCCGACGCCCTGCAGCACCTGCGTCAGACCCTGCCGCTGCTGCCAGCCGACCCTTACCTGCAGCTCAACCTCGAGGCCTGGCACAGCCATGTGCTGCAACTCGAAGCGCTGCCGGACAGCGCCGCCGTGGTCGAGCAGATCGGCCAGGCCGCGCAGGGCCTGGATCTGGTCGGCTTCTACGCCGCCGGCCCGATCAGCCGCGGCTTCGCCAGCTCCAGCGGCGCCTTCGGTTGGCACCAGGCGAGCAGCTTCAACTTCGACTGGAGCCTGTTCCACGCCAACGGCCAGGCGCTCAAGGCGCAGTACGCCGGACAGACCTGGCAGGCCGACGCCTTCGCCCGGCGCATGCAGCAGGCGCGCGAGCAACTGAGCTATCTGGGCCAACCAGTGCGAACCCTGGCGCCCGGCAGTTACCGCGCCTACCTGGCGCCCGCCGCCCTGCAGGAAATTCTCGAACTGATGAGTTGGGGCGGCTTTTCCGCCCAGGCCCTGGCCGACAAGGACAGCCCGCTGCAACGCCTGCATGCCGGCGCCGCCAGCCTCAGCCCGCTGCTAAACCTGCACGAGCAGGTCGCGGGCTCGCTGACCCCGGCGTTTTCCAGCGAAGGCTACCCGCGCCGCGACCTCAGCCTGATCCAGGCCGGCCAGCCCGGCGAGCAACTGGTCAGCTCTCGCAGCGCCGCCGAATACGGCCTGCCGGCCAACGGCGCCAGCCCCTGGGAAAGCCCGCAGGCGCTGGCCATGGCCGCTGGCAGCCTGGAGCAGGACGAGATCCTCGCCCGCCTCGGCACGGGCCTGTACATCGGCAACCTCTGGTACCTCAACTACTCCGACCGCCCGGCCGGGCGCCTGACCGGCATGACCCGCTTCGCCACCTTTTGGGTGGAGGACGGCAAGCTGCAGGCGCCACTCACCAGCATGCGCTTCGACGACAGCCTCTACGACCTGCTCGGCAGCCAGCTCGAAGCGCTGACCCGCGAACGCGAGCTGAGCCTGTCCACCAGCACCTATTACCAGCGCCACAACGGCTCGACCCTGCTGCCCGGCGCCCTGCTCCGGCGCCTGACCCTGACGCTCTAG
- a CDS encoding substrate-binding periplasmic protein: MNGLRALCLSFLLLPLGVVAQTLRLVADPWPPFTDQTLLNNGVAADLVSSALGRAGYATTYAQVPWARALRGLQRSDYDVLINAWFTDERASVGYFSQPYLVNRIRLLRRKGSAIRFEQLSDLYPQRIAVVRGYAYSSAFDSDPLLHKVGVGSFESAARMLQAKRVELTLEDEFVARYHFDRELSGIRDELEFLERPLSENGLHILISRSHPQHQAIAEAFNQAIVAMHADGSYAAILQRHGL; this comes from the coding sequence ATGAATGGACTGCGTGCGTTGTGTTTGTCGTTTTTGTTGTTGCCGCTGGGCGTGGTGGCGCAGACCCTGCGGCTGGTGGCTGACCCCTGGCCGCCGTTCACTGACCAGACCCTGCTGAATAACGGTGTGGCTGCCGATCTGGTGAGCAGTGCGCTGGGCCGTGCCGGTTATGCCACTACCTATGCGCAGGTGCCCTGGGCGCGGGCGCTGCGTGGCTTGCAGCGCAGCGACTACGATGTGCTGATCAATGCCTGGTTTACTGATGAGCGTGCCAGCGTCGGTTATTTTTCCCAGCCTTACCTGGTCAACCGCATCCGCTTGCTGCGCCGCAAGGGCAGCGCCATTCGGTTCGAACAATTGTCCGATCTGTACCCCCAGCGCATCGCGGTGGTGCGTGGTTACGCTTATTCCAGCGCGTTCGACAGCGATCCGCTGCTGCACAAGGTGGGGGTCGGCAGTTTCGAGAGCGCTGCGCGTATGCTGCAGGCCAAGCGGGTCGAGTTGACCCTGGAGGACGAGTTCGTCGCGCGTTATCACTTCGACCGCGAGCTGAGCGGTATCCGTGATGAGCTGGAGTTTCTCGAACGGCCGTTGAGCGAGAACGGCCTGCATATCCTGATCAGCCGCAGCCATCCGCAGCATCAAGCGATCGCCGAGGCGTTCAACCAGGCCATAGTCGCCATGCACGCCGATGGCAGCTATGCGGCGATTCTCCAGCGCCATGGGCTTTGA